From the Oleiphilus messinensis genome, one window contains:
- a CDS encoding SpoVR family protein has translation MSLDNTAMDQTTAKQDPISVGSDWNFELVEQYDREIAKIAADFKLDTYPNQIEVISAEQMMDAYSSVGMPVGYNHWSFGKQFLNTSKQYKRGQMGLAYEIVINSNPCIAYLMEENTMMMQALVIAHACYGHNSFFKGNYLFQTWTDASAIIDYLLFAKNYITECENRYGIDTVENILDSCHAIMNYGVDRYKRPAPISAEEEQQRQKEREEYQQKQINELWRTIPVKPDEKVKKKKRRFPEEPQENLLYFFEKNAPLLEPWQREVIRIVRKIAQYFYPQRQTQVMNEGWASFWHYTLMNELYNRGKVTDGFMIEFLQSHTAVIYQPPFDSKWFSGLNPYTLGFSIYSDIKRMCENPTEEDRHWFPDLVDTDWLEALHFAMRNFKDESFILQYLSPKVIRDLKLFSLVDDEQSNEYAISAIHDDNGYRHIREQLAKQYNLSFREPDIQIWDVDLRGDRSLTLRHTVVDGVPLNEDTDKVLFHINRLWGFDVRLESVAGDRIVEEHHYPPPNLDEDDDN, from the coding sequence TAGACAACACGGCAATGGACCAAACCACCGCGAAACAGGACCCGATCTCCGTCGGGTCGGACTGGAATTTCGAACTGGTCGAGCAATATGACCGGGAGATTGCCAAAATTGCGGCGGACTTCAAACTGGACACTTACCCCAATCAGATCGAGGTGATCAGTGCCGAACAAATGATGGACGCCTATTCCTCGGTTGGCATGCCTGTGGGTTACAATCACTGGTCTTTTGGCAAGCAGTTTTTAAACACCTCCAAGCAATACAAGCGGGGTCAGATGGGTCTCGCCTATGAGATCGTCATCAACTCCAACCCCTGTATTGCCTATCTCATGGAAGAAAATACCATGATGATGCAGGCACTGGTCATCGCCCACGCCTGCTACGGGCACAATTCATTCTTTAAAGGCAACTACCTGTTCCAGACCTGGACCGACGCCAGCGCCATTATTGACTACCTGTTATTCGCCAAAAATTACATTACGGAGTGTGAGAACCGCTACGGCATCGATACCGTCGAAAACATACTCGATTCCTGTCACGCTATCATGAACTACGGCGTAGATCGCTACAAACGCCCTGCCCCCATATCCGCAGAGGAAGAACAACAACGGCAAAAAGAACGGGAAGAATACCAGCAAAAACAAATTAACGAACTGTGGCGCACCATCCCGGTTAAACCCGACGAAAAAGTGAAAAAGAAAAAGCGCCGTTTCCCTGAAGAACCCCAGGAAAACCTGCTCTACTTCTTCGAGAAAAATGCCCCGCTACTGGAGCCCTGGCAACGGGAAGTGATCCGTATTGTGCGCAAGATTGCCCAGTACTTTTACCCCCAGCGTCAGACCCAGGTCATGAACGAAGGCTGGGCCAGTTTCTGGCACTACACCCTGATGAACGAGCTGTATAACCGGGGCAAAGTGACCGACGGTTTCATGATCGAGTTTTTGCAATCCCATACCGCTGTGATCTATCAACCGCCCTTCGACAGTAAGTGGTTCTCGGGCTTGAACCCCTATACCTTGGGTTTCAGCATCTACTCCGATATCAAACGGATGTGTGAAAATCCGACGGAAGAAGACCGCCACTGGTTCCCCGATCTGGTTGATACCGACTGGCTCGAAGCCTTGCATTTTGCCATGCGCAACTTCAAGGATGAGAGTTTTATCCTGCAATACCTGTCCCCCAAAGTCATTCGGGACCTGAAACTCTTCAGCCTGGTGGACGATGAGCAATCCAACGAATACGCCATCAGCGCCATCCATGATGACAATGGCTACCGGCATATCCGGGAACAACTGGCAAAACAATACAACCTGAGCTTCCGCGAGCCCGATATTCAAATATGGGATGTCGACCTGCGCGGCGACCGATCCCTGACCCTGCGCCATACCGTAGTCGATGGCGTACCGCTGAACGAAGACACTGACAAAGTCCTGTTCCACATCAACCGCCTCTGGGGCTTCGATGTGCGCCTGGAATCCGTCGCCGGAGACCGGATCGTGGAAGAACACCACTACCCACCACCTAACCTGGATGAAGATGACGACAATTGA